The genome window CATTACTTCCGATACCCTGGCGCGTCTGTATCCGGATGTGGCGCGCCTGGTGTAGTGCATCAGCCTGTCAGGCATGGGCCTGCAGCCACTGCTGCAGAAATTGCACGCAGTCCCCGACCTTGGCCGAGTTCGACAGCCGCGAGGTGGTCACCGCCCACGCATCGGCCGCCTGTTGATACGCGGGCAAAATGCGCAGCAGCTTGCCTTGCGCCAGGCTGCTTTCCACAGCCCATGCCGAGCGCAAGATGATACCGTGGCCATCCAGCGCCCATTGCCGCTTCCAGCATGCCGATGCGCTTGCTCACGATCGCCTTGGGCATGCCCAGTTCCAGCGCCGTGGCGGTGAAACTGGATTTATGGGCGACCTGAAAAACAGGCGCAAGTCTTCCAGCAGCGGCGTATTTTTCATCAATTGAGCACGAAATGTGGATACTGGGATTGTGGATTCCCTGATTGTATTCTGATGCTGTGCCAGTATCATCAAGGCATCCATCTATCGACAGGAGACGCTCATGCCCGCACACAGAATCGCAGTCATCGCCGGCGACGGCATAGGCAATGAAGTCATGCCGGAAGGGCTGCGTGTTGTCGAGGCCGCCGCGCGCCGCTTCAATATCGACTTGCAGTTCACGACCATGGAGTGGGCGAATTGCGACTATTACCTGGAGCATGGCCAGATGATGCCCTCGGACTGGTTTGCCCAGCTCAAGGATTTCGACGCCATCTATTTTGGCGCCGTGGGTTGGCCGGACAAGGTGCCTGACCATATCTCGCTGTGGGGGTCGTTACTCAAATTTCGGCGCGAGTTCGACGAATACGTCAACCTGCGTCCTGTGCGGCTGATGCCGGGCGTGCCGTGTCCGCTGGCGAACAAGAAGCCGGGTGATATCGACTTTTATGTGGTGCGTGAAAATACGGAAGGGGAATATTCGTCCGTGGGCGGGCGCATGTTCGAGGGGACGGAGCGCGAAACGGTGCTGCAGGAGTCGGTCTTTACGCGCAAGGGCGTCGACCGTATCCTCAAGTATGCGTTTGAGCTGGCGCAAAGCCGGCCTAAAAAACACCTGACCTCGGCGACCAAATCGAATGGCATTGCGATCAGCATGCCATTCTGGGATGAGCGGGTCGAAGCGATGGCGCCAGCGTTCCCCGATGTGCACTGGGACAAATACCACATCGACATCCTGGCGGCGCGCTTTGTATTGAACCCTGAGCGCTTCGACGTAGTGGTGGCGTCGAACCTGTTTGGCGACATCCTGTCCGATCTGGGTCCCGCCTGCACGGGAACGATTGCCATCGCGCCATCGGCGAATATCAATCCGGAGCGCACTTTCCCGTCAGTATTTGAGCCAGTGCACGGTTCCGCCCCCGATATCGATGGCCAGAATATCGCCAACCCGATAGGCATGATCTGGTCGGGCGCCATGATGCTGGACTTTCTCGGTAATGGCGACGCCCGGTACACGGCCGCACATGACGCGATTTTGCGCGCCATCGAGCAGGTGCTCGAGCATGGTCCGCGCACGCCTGACATGGGCGGGGGCGCCAGTACGACCGAGGTGGGCATGGCGGTTGCCGAATTGCTGAAATAAAGCTTGCCGCCCGTGGACGGCTTTGCTATAGTTCGCCTCCCCAATCAATGAGACGCAGTCAAATGCGGCACTTGAAGATCACCGGAAACGGCGATGAGTAGTAAAAGAAGGAGTTGACGGATGTAGTGAAATGCTTCATACTCTTTCTTCTTCGCAGCTGACAAACACAACGCTTTGTCGATAGCGCGAAAGCAGTACCGAATACCGTTCTTTAACAATTAACAGTCGATAAGTGTGGGCATTTGATGTAAGTGCAGCGTCAATCTTCGGATTGGCGTCTAACTTAAAATATCAAATGTTCACAAGAAATAATGAAATAGGATACTTCTTCGGAAGTAGCCTGTCAGTTTTTTGAGTGAGCGACCCGTCGCAAGACGGTGCCAATAAAATGGCAAAGTAACAGAGATTAAACTGAAGAGTTTGATCCTGGCTCAGATTGAACGCTGGCGGCATGCCTTACACATGCAAGTCGAACGGCAGCACGGAGCTTGCTCTGGTGGCGAGTGGCGAACGGGTGAGTAATATATCGGAACGTACCCTAGAGTGGGGGATAACGTAGCGAAAGTTACGCTAATACCGCATACGATCTAAGGATGAAAGTGGGGGATCGCAAGACCTCATGCTCGTGGAGCGGCCGATATCTGATTAGCTAGTTGGTAGGGTAAAAGCCTACCAAGGCATCGATCAGTAGCTGGTCTGAGAGGACGACCAGCCACACTGGAACTGAGACACGGTCCAGACTCCTACGGGAGGCAGCAGTGGGGAATTTTGGACAATGGGCGAAAGCCTGATCCAGCAATGCCGCGTGAGTGAAGAAGGCCTTCGGGTTGTAAAGCTCTTTTGTCAGGGAAGAAACGGTGAGAGCTAATATCTCTTGCTAATGACGGTACCTGAAGAATAAGCACCGGCTAACTACGTGCCAGCAGCCGCGGTAATACGTAGGGTGCAAGCGTTAATCGGAATTACTGGGCGTAAAGCGTGCGCAGGCGGTTTTGTAAGTCTGATGTGAAATCCCCGGGCTCAACCTGGGAATTGCATTGGAGACTGCAAGGCTAGAATCTGGCAGAGGGGGGTAGAATTCCACGTGTAGCAGTGAAATGCGTAGATATGTGGAGGAACACCGATGGCGAAGGCAGCCCCCTGGGTCAAGATTGACGCTCATGCACGAAAGCGTGGGGAGCAAACAGGATTAGATACCCTGGTAGTCCACGCCCTAAACGATGTCTACTAGTTGTCGGGTCTTAATTGACTTGGTAACGCAGCTAACGCGTGAAGTAGACCGCCTGGGGAGTACGGTCGCAAGATTAAAACTCAAAGGAATTGACGGGGACCCGCACAAGCGGTGGATGATGTGGATTAATTCGATGCAACGCGAAAAACCTTACCTA of Janthinobacterium sp. PAMC25594 contains these proteins:
- a CDS encoding tartrate dehydrogenase, translated to MPAHRIAVIAGDGIGNEVMPEGLRVVEAAARRFNIDLQFTTMEWANCDYYLEHGQMMPSDWFAQLKDFDAIYFGAVGWPDKVPDHISLWGSLLKFRREFDEYVNLRPVRLMPGVPCPLANKKPGDIDFYVVRENTEGEYSSVGGRMFEGTERETVLQESVFTRKGVDRILKYAFELAQSRPKKHLTSATKSNGIAISMPFWDERVEAMAPAFPDVHWDKYHIDILAARFVLNPERFDVVVASNLFGDILSDLGPACTGTIAIAPSANINPERTFPSVFEPVHGSAPDIDGQNIANPIGMIWSGAMMLDFLGNGDARYTAAHDAILRAIEQVLEHGPRTPDMGGGASTTEVGMAVAELLK